The Montipora capricornis isolate CH-2021 chromosome 6, ASM3666992v2, whole genome shotgun sequence genome has a window encoding:
- the LOC138054438 gene encoding dorsal-ventral patterning tolloid-like protein 1, producing the protein MTHFFQPLDLTVNREAKKFMKEQFTAWYSAQIHTQLDSGVPLDDVDVDMRLSVLKPIHATWLVSMFNHLSSSEGRISIAKGWKKAGISEVIDGKELPPEDSFEDLFLVCPNGIANITGQTSGELEYPMAGTYGIKETKCWRIEIPKPYDRIGINLHRFEFEECLRCECDAFSFVSSDRYSLLSFGYERDCARRSTSYLDFRTRLVGKALFRTYIGENFYVRFKSDDSFNYRGFKFSYIVGSDADGRESYLNVSEGVISTPKFGSKNYPANFQWQWFLLAPEGHRINITFSEFELEHTENCKNGYLEIREAYFRILSYPLKGISGNYGAILARPTCGTNKPQDILSTGNMVWVHFKSDSNSTTTYKGFKATFTTSGMCKIMWRYD; encoded by the exons ATGACCCATTTCTTCCAACCCCTTGATTTGACTGTCAACAGAGAAGCAAAGAAGTTCATGAAAGAGCAATTTACGGCTTGGTACTCGGCTCAAATTCACACTCAACTGGATTCAGGGGTGCCTCTcgatgatgttgatgttgaCATGCGCCTCTCGGTTTTAAAACCAATTCACGCAACATGGCTTGTGAGCATGTTTAATCATCTCTCTTCCTCTGAAGGCAGGATATCAATTGCCAAAGGATGGAAGAAGGCGGGCATCAGTGAAGTCATTGATGGGAAGGAACTTCCACCGGAAGATTCCTTTGAAGATTT GTTTTTAG TTTGTCCCAATGGAATCGCTAACATAACAGGACAGACCAGTGGTGAACTTGAGTACCCAATGGCCGGTACATACGGTATAAAAGAGACAAAATGTTGGAGAATTGAAATTCCCAAGCCATACGATCGTATCGGGATAAACCTCCACCG ttTTGAGTTTGAAGAGTGTCTCCGCTGTGAGTGTGACGCTTTCAGCTTCGTAAGCAGCGATAGATACAGCCTTTTGAGCTTTGGATATGAACGTGACTGTGCACGACGCAGTACCAGCTACTTGGATTTCCGAACTCGGCTGGTTGGAAAGGCACTATTTCGAACATATATCGGGGAAAATTTTTACGTACGATTTAAATCAGATGACTCCTTCAATTACAGGGGATTTAAATTCTCGTATATTGTCGGATCTGATG CCGACGGACGAGAATCCTACTTAAATGTTTCTGAAGGTGTGATCAGCACTCCAAAATTTGGCTCAAAGAACTACCCGGCGAATTTCCAGTGGCAGTGGTTTCTTCTCGCACCAGAAGGACATCGGATTAATATCACATTCAGCGAATTCGAATTAGAACACACCGAGAATTGCAAAAACGGCTACTTGGAGATCAGAGAGGCTTACTTCAGGATTTTAAGCTATCCGTTAAAGGGAATTAGCGGAAATTATGGAGCCATCCTTGCTAGGCCGACGTGTGGCACCAATAAGCCACAAGACATACTAAGCACCGGGAACATGGTTTGGGTGCATTTTAAGAGCGACAGCAATTCTACCACCACGTACAAGGGATTCAAAGCAACTTTCACCACATCGGGTATGTGTAAAATTATGTGGCGGTACGATTGA